The Alteribacter populi genomic sequence ATGTCGCCAAACAGTCCGTCCCAGTATCTCCACCACCGATGACGATCACATCTTTATCTTCAGCAGAGATATAGTTCCCATCTTCTAAATTTGAGTCTAATAAACTCTTCGTATTTGCATGGAGAAAATCCATCGCATAGTGAACACCTTTTAATTCTCTGCCTTCAGCAGGAATGTCTCGGTGAATTGTCGCACCGCCGCATAAAATAATCGAATCAAAGTCGTTTTCTAAATCTGCCACCGGATAGTCTTTCCCCACTTCGGTATTGGTGACAAATTCGATCCCTTCTTCTACTAAGATATTCACGCGACGCTCAACAATCTCATAGGGGAGTTTCATCTCAGGAATCCCGTATGTTAACAAGCCTCCTATACGATCATGACGTTCAAAAACGGTGACAGAATGTCCTGCTTTATTAAGCTGGGCCGCAGCAGCAAGTCCGGCTGGACCAGAGCCTACGATAGCGACTTTTTTCCCAGTCCGCTTTGTTGGTGGTTCGGGTACTACCCAGCCCTCAGCAAAGCCTTTTTCAATAATCGAACGCTCAACGGTCCGAATCGCAACAGGCGGTTCATTTATCCCTAAAACGCAAGCCCCTTCACATGGTGCCGGACAAGCAAATCCGGTGAACTCTGGAAAGTTATTCATTTCATGCTCTCGTTTAAGTGCTTCTTTCCACTGGCCTTGATAGACGAGGTCGTTCCATTCAGGAATGAGATGATAGACGGGACATCCCGTAGTAACACCGTTGATCTCTGTCCCTGTGTGACAAGTAGGAACGCCGCAATCCATGCAACGCGCCCCTTGTTGTTTTATTTCCTCTTCTGTCATCGGTTTCGTATAATCTTCCCAATCCTTCGTTCGTGTTGAAGGTTCCCGTTCAAGCTGTGATTGCCGCTTATATTCCATAAATCCTGTTGCTTTTCCCATCGAATCACCCTCCCTGCTAAGTTATTTTAAAGCTAAAGCTTTTGCGTCGGTTTTACTTTCTTCAAAAGCTTGCATTTCTGCTTCGAATTTTTCCAGGCCAATGTCTTTCAAACTCTCAATTCGATCTTGCATTTCGAGATAATCCTTTGGAATAACACGGACAAACTTAGGTAAGAAAGTCTCCCAGTTTTCTAGCACACGTTTTCCAATGGTACTATCTGTGTAATAAACATGCTTTTCAATCATCTCATAGACCTCTACTCTTTCTTTTTCATCAGCTAAAGGCTGCAAGTGAACATTCGCTTGATTACATTTCGTTTCGAATGGTTCGAGCGATTCATCAAGAACATATGCGACACCACCTGACATCCCTGCCGCAAAGTTCCTTCCAGTAGAGCCTAATACAACAACTTTTCCACCTGTCATGTATTCACAACCGTGATCACCGACCCCTTCAACAACAGCTTGAACGCCACTATTTCGGACACAGAACCGTTCACCGGCAATACCGTTAATGTAAGCCTCTCCAGCTGATGCTCCGTACAGTGAGACGTTTCCGATAATCATATTCTCTTCGGCACAAAATGTAGCTCTAAGTGAAGGATGGGCAATGATCTTCCCTCCGGATAAACCTTTTCCTACGTAGTCATTGGCATCTCCTACGAGTTTTAGCGTCATCCCTTTTGGTATAAATGCACCAAAGCTTTGACCTGCAGAGCCTTTGAATGTTAAGCGAATCGTATCTTCTTTTAACCCGTCTGCCCCGTAACGTCTTGTAATTTCACTTCCAAGAATCGTTCCTGTAACCCGGTTAATATTTCGAATCGCGACGGTTGCTTCAATTGGCTCCCCGTTTTCAATAGCATTTTTACATAGTGGAATCAATTCTTGAGTATCCAATGCTTTATCTAATCCGTGGTTTTGCTCAATCGTTGCATAATTTCCTACGTGCTCAGGCACCTCTGGCTGATAAAGAAGGGCGGATAAGTCGACACCAGTCGCTTTCCAATGATCAACCGCTTCGTTTGTTTCCAATATGTCCGTTCTGCCGATCATCTCATTGAATGTTCTAAAGCCCAATTCTGCCATCAACTCTCTAGCTTCAGTAGCAACAAAGCGCATGAAATTCGCAACATGCTCCGCTTCACCAGTAAATTTCTCACGGAGCTCAGGATTTTGTGTCGCCACACCAACCGGACACGTATCCATGTGACACACTCGCATCATCACACACCCGAGGACAACAAGAGGTGCGGTTGAGAAACCAAACTCTTCGGCACCAAGAAGTGCTGCAACAATGACGTCTCTTCCGGTCATCATTTTACCGTCCGTTTCGACGACAATACGGTCTCTTAGTTGGTTTAATAACAATGTCTGGTGTGTTTCAGCTAAGCCAATTTCCCAGGGCAGACCTGTATGCTTAATACTTGATCGCGGTGCCGCTCCAGTTCCTCCGTCATATCCACTAATTAAAACGAGGTCTGCTCTTCCTTTTGCTACACCAGCTGCAATTGTACCTACACCCACAGCTGATACCAGCTTTACACTAATGCGCGCTCGTGGATTGGCATTCTTCAAGTTATGAATGAGTTCTGCAAGGTCCTCAATTGAGTAAATGTCATGGTGTGGTGGTGGAGAAATGAGTTCCACACCCGGCGTAGAACCTCGTACTTCAGCAACCCACGGATACACCTTTTTCCCAGGCAAATGTCCGCCTTCACCAGGCTTTGCGCCTTGAGCAATTTTAATTTGTATTTCATCGGCATTTACAAGGTAATGACTCGTGACACCAAATCTGCCAGATGCGACTTGTTTAATCGAACTGCGTCTCGAGTCACCATTGGCGTCAGGGGTGAAACGATCTGGAGCTTCTCCCCCTTCTCCGGAGTTACTGCTTCCACCAATACGGTTCATGGCGATTGCAAGTGCTTCATGGGCTTCCTGACTAATAGCACCGTAAGACATCGCACCTGTTTTAAACCTTTTACAAATCTCTTCTACCGACTCGACTTCATCAAGTGGGACAGGCTTTCTTGTCTTAAACGAAAGCAGCCCGCGGAGTGATTGCAAATTATTTTTTTCATCTGTAAGTAGTCCAGAATATTTCTTAAACAGCTCATAGTCGTTCGAACGACATGCGTGCTGCAGCGTATGAATGGTATGGGGATTATACTGATGATCTTCACCGTTTTCGCGATATTGGAACTCGTCTCCAGAATCCAATGCTTGGTTTTTTCCGCGATTATCTGCAAAGGCGCGCTCGTGCCTCATCAGTACTTCCTTTTCGATGATACTCAAGTCAATACCACCTAAACGAGAAGCAGTCCGTGTAAAATACTTCTCGATCACGTCTGGGTGAATACCGACAGCTTCGAAAATTTGTGCACCCCGGTAGCTTTGAATCGTAGAAATCCCCATTTTTGATAATACTTTGATGACGCCATCGGTCACCGCGTTGATATACTTCGTAACCGCTTCGTCATAAGAATCAACACGCAAGTCACCTTTGTTCTTTAATTCACGCAACGATTCAAACGCCAAATATGGATTAATTCCTTCTGCCCCGTACCCGAGCAATGTTGCAAAGTGATGAACTTCTCGTGGTTCACCTGATTCGAGAAGGATACTGATTTTCGTTCGAGTTCCTTTTCGAATAAGGTGATGGTGTAAGCCAGAGACAGCCAGAAGAGCTGGGATTGCCGCATGGTTTGCGTCTACACCACGATCAGATAAAGTAACGAGCGTTTTACCGTCTTCAATAGCTTGATCGGCTTTTGCAAAAAGCACCTCTAACGCTCGTTCCATTCCATTATCATCAGTGACATTAAATAAGATAGGTAACGTCTCCGTCCTAAAACCATCTCGTTTTTGAACGCGAAGCTTTTCTAACTGTTCGTTTGCAAGCACAGGCGTTTTTAACCGAATATGGCGACAACTCTCAGGTCCAGGATTAACGAGATTTCCTTCCGCCCCAACCGTCGTTTCAACCATTGTAACGATTTCTTCGCGAATCGCATCGATTGGTGGATTCGTCACTTGGGCAAATAATTGTTTAAAATAATTATAGAGTAGCTGCGGCTTTTTCGATAAAACAGCGAGAGGAGAGTCGTACCCCATCGAGCCAACGGGATCCTTGCCTTCAGATACTAACGGCTTTAGAATTTTGTTTAATTCCTCTGTTGTATATCCAAACGCAAGCTGCTGGTCGATTAGCTTATCAATAGGCTCTGCTTTTTTCGGAGACTCAGGTAAATCATCAAGATCGATTAAGTTATCGTTCAGCCACTCTCTATAAGGCTGCTCTGCTGCAATTTCAAGCTTAATTTCTTCATCTGGAATAATTCTTCCTTTTTC encodes the following:
- a CDS encoding glutamate synthase subunit beta, with translation MGKATGFMEYKRQSQLEREPSTRTKDWEDYTKPMTEEEIKQQGARCMDCGVPTCHTGTEINGVTTGCPVYHLIPEWNDLVYQGQWKEALKREHEMNNFPEFTGFACPAPCEGACVLGINEPPVAIRTVERSIIEKGFAEGWVVPEPPTKRTGKKVAIVGSGPAGLAAAAQLNKAGHSVTVFERHDRIGGLLTYGIPEMKLPYEIVERRVNILVEEGIEFVTNTEVGKDYPVADLENDFDSIILCGGATIHRDIPAEGRELKGVHYAMDFLHANTKSLLDSNLEDGNYISAEDKDVIVIGGGDTGTDCLATSVRHNCRSLTQFDIYDKKVDNRDEVGNPWPQYPIIHRIEYGQKEAAAVFGDDPRAYAVMTKKFVGDENGHVKEVHTVNVELTTDENGNRLRKEIPGTEKVWPADLVLLAIGFSGPEQGLIEQLEVETDKRSNVKAEYGKYTTNVEGIFSAGDMRRGQSLIVWAINEGREAARECDRYLMGTTELP
- the gltB gene encoding glutamate synthase large subunit; translated protein: MRKHGYPVQQGLYNPENEHEACGIGMIANINGRKSHAIVQNAINILSNLEHRGGQSADVSTGDGAGILTQIPHRFFVKQCDREDIVLPNEGEYGIGMVFLPQDQDTRLKTKRIFEEIIREEGQTFLGWRTVPVNDSFVGEEAKKTKPSIRQVFVGRSKQITDQDEFERRLYIIRKRTEIEISKKLAGQDEFYISSLSTSTIVYKGMLIPEQLDSFYIDLNHPEFKSALALVHSRFSTNTFPSWKRSHPNRYTIHNGEFNTLRGNVNWMRARQALCSSKFFNDDDLQKVLPVIDKNGSDSSMFDNCFEFLHLSGRSLAHTAMMMVPEPWANDDTINEAKRDFYEYHSTLMEPWDGPAAFVYTDGKQIGASLDRNGLRPARYYVTKDGMVVLGSEVGALDIFADDIEYKERLHPGKMLLVDLEKGRIIPDEEIKLEIAAEQPYREWLNDNLIDLDDLPESPKKAEPIDKLIDQQLAFGYTTEELNKILKPLVSEGKDPVGSMGYDSPLAVLSKKPQLLYNYFKQLFAQVTNPPIDAIREEIVTMVETTVGAEGNLVNPGPESCRHIRLKTPVLANEQLEKLRVQKRDGFRTETLPILFNVTDDNGMERALEVLFAKADQAIEDGKTLVTLSDRGVDANHAAIPALLAVSGLHHHLIRKGTRTKISILLESGEPREVHHFATLLGYGAEGINPYLAFESLRELKNKGDLRVDSYDEAVTKYINAVTDGVIKVLSKMGISTIQSYRGAQIFEAVGIHPDVIEKYFTRTASRLGGIDLSIIEKEVLMRHERAFADNRGKNQALDSGDEFQYRENGEDHQYNPHTIHTLQHACRSNDYELFKKYSGLLTDEKNNLQSLRGLLSFKTRKPVPLDEVESVEEICKRFKTGAMSYGAISQEAHEALAIAMNRIGGSSNSGEGGEAPDRFTPDANGDSRRSSIKQVASGRFGVTSHYLVNADEIQIKIAQGAKPGEGGHLPGKKVYPWVAEVRGSTPGVELISPPPHHDIYSIEDLAELIHNLKNANPRARISVKLVSAVGVGTIAAGVAKGRADLVLISGYDGGTGAAPRSSIKHTGLPWEIGLAETHQTLLLNQLRDRIVVETDGKMMTGRDVIVAALLGAEEFGFSTAPLVVLGCVMMRVCHMDTCPVGVATQNPELREKFTGEAEHVANFMRFVATEARELMAELGFRTFNEMIGRTDILETNEAVDHWKATGVDLSALLYQPEVPEHVGNYATIEQNHGLDKALDTQELIPLCKNAIENGEPIEATVAIRNINRVTGTILGSEITRRYGADGLKEDTIRLTFKGSAGQSFGAFIPKGMTLKLVGDANDYVGKGLSGGKIIAHPSLRATFCAEENMIIGNVSLYGASAGEAYINGIAGERFCVRNSGVQAVVEGVGDHGCEYMTGGKVVVLGSTGRNFAAGMSGGVAYVLDESLEPFETKCNQANVHLQPLADEKERVEVYEMIEKHVYYTDSTIGKRVLENWETFLPKFVRVIPKDYLEMQDRIESLKDIGLEKFEAEMQAFEESKTDAKALALK